In Methanobacteriales archaeon HGW-Methanobacteriales-1, one DNA window encodes the following:
- a CDS encoding NADPH-dependent FMN reductase: protein MKMKVLAIIGSPRKRGNTYQATQELEKEMQKLGDFKFEYLFLKDTHLEMCSGCFNCVSRGEELCPLKDDREDIEKRILEADGVIFASPVYCQMISGLMKNFIDRFAYLFHRPAFFQQKGLALCTTAGSGMNETLKYLETLHIWGFGKMNKLGIIIPLWPMSKGLHKKNQKNMKKTAHKFYKDLKKGGLARPTFTEYIHFRFMKFTSEMGDYLPADHEFYKDKDIYFYPLKISPFKRIMVTIMMKIVLFLMRDLGPAKN, encoded by the coding sequence ATGAAAATGAAAGTATTAGCAATAATAGGGAGTCCTAGAAAAAGAGGAAATACATATCAGGCCACTCAAGAACTGGAAAAAGAAATGCAGAAACTGGGTGATTTTAAATTTGAATATCTCTTTTTAAAAGATACCCATCTGGAAATGTGTAGCGGATGTTTTAACTGTGTGAGTCGCGGAGAAGAACTTTGCCCATTAAAAGATGACCGCGAAGATATTGAAAAGAGAATCTTAGAAGCAGATGGGGTGATTTTTGCGTCACCAGTGTATTGTCAAATGATTAGTGGCTTAATGAAAAATTTCATTGATAGATTTGCATATCTTTTCCATAGGCCCGCCTTTTTCCAGCAAAAAGGCCTGGCACTTTGTACTACGGCAGGTTCTGGTATGAATGAAACTCTAAAATACCTGGAAACATTACATATATGGGGTTTTGGGAAAATGAATAAGTTAGGAATCATTATTCCACTATGGCCTATGAGTAAAGGTTTGCACAAGAAAAACCAGAAGAATATGAAAAAAACAGCCCATAAGTTTTACAAAGACTTGAAAAAAGGCGGTTTGGCTCGCCCTACATTCACCGAGTACATTCATTTCCGTTTTATGAAATTTACCTCCGAGATGGGAGATTACTTGCCGGCCGATCATGAATTTTACAAAGACAAGGACATTTATTTTTATCCGCTTAAAATAAGTCCTTTTAAAAGGATTATGGTTACTATAATGATGAAAATAGTTTTATTTTTAATGAGAGACCTGGGGCCGGCTAAAAATTGA
- a CDS encoding polysaccharide pyruvyl transferase — protein MLKNSSKLPEIPINQNNDNLIGKKVKILLVGYNGANNTGSEARLHAIIADLKEILGENVEITVPTLNQENLRRYLKETENIKIVPLPSIYFFTMRKLVKKHDIVILVEGSCYMDTWTSALLWAFLWATKCADDFKKSSMAYAVDAGKLSSLNKRLVKREVSKTDLIITRNYKSREILKSAGVTAPIEVTADCAFELKLNLDNYNFLKEAWPEAENNLVGLSVVDFYLWPVVIRPWGRSEDQYKWPYYFSRSPKRDHQKEALANSWAQMADHFIQKYQQNIALICMEDLDEPLARKILEKMQYPEKARIFSSNKYNASEMTVLLRNLNLLLTSRYHASVLSLSEKIPQVAIGHDTRLKNLYKEIGIYEEYFIDYTDHDLWQKVRNKTEELLESPESMQNTLKIGYDDQLKRAQKNKNLLKEFLKRSLNRAGTP, from the coding sequence ATGCTAAAAAATTCTTCAAAATTACCTGAAATTCCAATAAATCAAAATAATGACAATTTAATTGGAAAAAAAGTCAAAATACTTTTAGTAGGATATAATGGGGCCAATAATACTGGATCTGAAGCCAGACTTCATGCCATTATAGCCGATTTAAAGGAAATTTTAGGGGAAAATGTAGAGATTACCGTGCCCACACTCAATCAAGAAAATCTTCGAAGGTATCTAAAAGAAACTGAAAACATTAAAATTGTTCCTTTACCTTCCATTTACTTTTTCACCATGCGCAAGCTGGTTAAAAAACATGACATTGTAATTTTAGTAGAAGGTAGCTGTTACATGGATACCTGGACTTCCGCGCTCCTTTGGGCCTTTTTATGGGCCACCAAATGTGCCGATGATTTTAAAAAGTCATCAATGGCCTATGCCGTTGATGCCGGGAAATTATCTTCCCTTAATAAACGATTAGTTAAAAGAGAAGTCAGTAAAACTGATTTAATAATCACCCGGAACTACAAATCTCGGGAAATTCTTAAATCCGCAGGTGTGACTGCCCCAATAGAAGTTACTGCCGATTGTGCATTTGAATTGAAATTAAATCTCGATAATTACAATTTTCTAAAAGAAGCTTGGCCTGAAGCCGAAAATAACTTGGTGGGGCTTTCTGTGGTGGATTTTTACCTGTGGCCAGTGGTCATTCGGCCCTGGGGGAGGTCTGAAGACCAGTATAAATGGCCATATTATTTCTCCCGTTCCCCTAAAAGGGACCATCAAAAAGAAGCACTAGCAAATTCCTGGGCCCAAATGGCCGACCATTTTATCCAAAAATACCAGCAGAATATAGCATTGATATGTATGGAGGACCTAGATGAGCCACTGGCCCGGAAAATTTTGGAAAAAATGCAGTATCCTGAAAAAGCCAGAATATTTTCTTCTAATAAATACAACGCCTCAGAAATGACGGTGCTGCTGAGAAACCTTAATCTTCTTCTTACTTCCCGTTATCATGCCTCAGTTTTATCCCTGAGTGAAAAAATCCCGCAAGTTGCTATCGGACATGATACTCGGTTAAAAAATCTTTATAAAGAAATAGGAATCTATGAAGAATACTTTATAGATTATACTGACCATGATTTATGGCAGAAAGTTAGAAATAAAACTGAAGAGCTTTTAGAATCACCAGAATCCATGCAAAATACTTTAAAAATAGGTTATGATGATCAATTAAAAAGAGCACAGAAAAATAAAAATTTGCTAAAAGAGTTCCTTAAAAGATCTTTAAACAGGGCAGGCACACCATGA
- a CDS encoding long-chain fatty acid--CoA ligase: protein MNSPIKNSIKNQSISTPFIQKTPVKKLIVFLTGANGFIGTYIAQELIQRKDVQILAIVRGKNDFDAKIRLKRAWWEYPDLIESLNDGKIEILNGNVTEKNLGLGDSQYNMLIHNISHIIHTVADLRLNAPLDELRKTNVLGTENVLSLARKVDEDHGLERFSFLSTAYVAGKREGDILESDLDSYNGFSSNYEKSKFEAEMEVKKSQIPFSIFRPGMVVGDSKTGQIKTFNTIYVPLRLYLTGKLRFLPISPSSKINLVPVDYIGQSVVDLTFNDKAHNLTFHLTAPDEALPSVRELIEYTRMWASTNLGINLPRPLFLPLPHQWTEKILKFVFKDIKKSKSAEGFDKSVLGILAPYIQENRRFNRENTEKLSGHYPHQWKNFIDNILKYAVYMGFFHRSERTVHEQITYRLKSRSFPVECFDIVNGQLIKQSGPNIRKKIILAVNALQKLGVKPQDRVAILGFNSTRYFILDVAIGLLGAVSVPLYYTSPLNEIKDLIKDSSSKLLLLGNESVLKQINELDLEIPAVSFELKSNLKQKIVEEVSKKCESNPTNSIISWEEFLNIGLENASNDIENTGNVGNENSENPAKIPENNIRAPVDFESLATIRYTSGTTGDPRGVMFNHGNLRWIAEFIASMPPWKDRTGGISYLSFLPMNHVVEGILGTYAPYYAPAPLKLYFLEDFQELTHVLPQVNPKVFFSVPRFYEKLWDSFSESMWGKIYCKSKEQWGLKIVLNKYLASFLGNLLLKKAGLHKCSQLIVGSAPISESLIKKFQKLGIEIYNAYGLTEAPLITINRLGNNQPHTVGKPLPNTHIKIVNDGEVLVKGPQVTKGYFKQNSSSLFSDEWLLTGDYGHLTKDGSLVITGRKKEVIINSYGKTISPLKMEVLIKSITGISEAMVIGEQKPYCVGIIWIDKPNISLKNLDYDILNINSSLSHPEQIKRWAILKNDLSIDKGDLTANLKLKRKFIIERYSEIINCLYEGKISDNMLHLGTAEDI from the coding sequence ATGAACTCTCCTATCAAAAATTCTATTAAAAATCAATCCATTTCCACACCATTTATCCAGAAAACACCTGTAAAAAAATTAATAGTCTTTCTTACAGGAGCTAATGGTTTTATTGGAACATATATTGCTCAGGAATTAATCCAACGAAAAGATGTACAAATTTTAGCAATTGTAAGGGGGAAAAATGATTTTGATGCTAAAATACGGCTAAAAAGAGCATGGTGGGAGTATCCTGATCTTATTGAAAGCTTAAATGACGGAAAAATAGAGATATTAAACGGAAATGTCACTGAAAAAAATCTGGGTCTAGGAGATTCCCAGTATAATATGCTGATTCATAACATAAGCCATATTATACATACTGTAGCTGATTTAAGACTTAATGCTCCATTAGATGAACTCAGAAAGACTAATGTGCTGGGTACTGAAAATGTTCTGTCTCTAGCCCGAAAAGTTGATGAAGATCATGGTTTAGAAAGATTTTCATTTTTATCCACCGCTTATGTGGCTGGAAAGCGTGAAGGGGATATTTTAGAAAGTGATTTAGATTCCTACAACGGTTTTTCCAGTAACTATGAAAAAAGTAAATTTGAAGCAGAGATGGAAGTAAAAAAATCCCAAATTCCTTTTTCTATATTTCGCCCCGGAATGGTGGTGGGAGATTCTAAAACGGGACAGATAAAAACTTTTAATACCATTTATGTTCCCCTTAGACTTTATTTAACTGGTAAATTAAGATTTTTGCCTATTTCTCCCTCCAGTAAGATTAATCTGGTCCCAGTAGACTACATTGGCCAATCGGTAGTAGATTTGACATTTAATGATAAGGCTCACAATTTAACCTTCCATTTAACTGCTCCTGACGAAGCTTTACCTAGTGTAAGGGAACTGATAGAATATACTCGAATGTGGGCATCCACTAATTTAGGAATTAATCTCCCTCGGCCTTTATTTTTACCACTACCTCACCAATGGACTGAAAAAATCCTTAAATTTGTATTTAAAGACATTAAAAAATCTAAAAGTGCTGAAGGGTTCGATAAATCAGTATTAGGAATACTGGCACCATACATACAGGAAAATCGACGTTTTAATCGGGAAAATACTGAGAAGCTCTCAGGACATTATCCTCACCAATGGAAAAATTTTATAGACAATATTCTAAAATACGCCGTTTACATGGGATTCTTCCATCGCTCAGAACGTACCGTTCATGAACAAATAACTTACCGCCTTAAAAGCAGAAGTTTTCCTGTAGAATGCTTTGATATTGTTAATGGACAGTTAATCAAACAATCAGGTCCAAATATAAGGAAAAAAATTATTCTGGCAGTTAATGCTTTACAAAAACTAGGTGTTAAGCCACAAGATCGAGTAGCGATCTTAGGGTTCAATAGCACCCGTTATTTTATTTTAGATGTGGCTATAGGACTTTTAGGGGCAGTAAGTGTTCCATTATATTATACTAGTCCATTGAATGAAATAAAAGACCTTATAAAAGATAGTTCATCAAAATTGCTCCTTTTAGGAAATGAAAGCGTACTAAAACAAATAAATGAACTAGACTTAGAAATTCCAGCAGTTTCATTTGAACTAAAATCGAATTTGAAACAGAAAATTGTTGAAGAAGTGTCTAAAAAGTGCGAATCCAATCCAACCAACTCCATCATTTCCTGGGAGGAATTTTTGAATATTGGGCTGGAAAATGCAAGCAATGATATTGAAAATACAGGAAATGTGGGGAATGAAAATTCGGAAAACCCTGCCAAAATACCCGAAAATAATATAAGAGCTCCTGTTGATTTTGAATCTCTGGCCACCATTAGATACACTTCTGGAACCACAGGAGACCCCCGGGGAGTAATGTTCAATCATGGAAACCTGCGCTGGATAGCAGAATTCATCGCTTCCATGCCCCCCTGGAAAGATAGGACTGGAGGAATTTCTTATTTATCATTTTTACCAATGAATCATGTGGTAGAAGGGATACTTGGCACTTACGCCCCATATTATGCTCCCGCTCCACTAAAACTTTATTTTTTAGAAGATTTTCAGGAATTAACACATGTTCTCCCCCAGGTAAACCCCAAAGTATTTTTTTCCGTTCCCCGGTTTTATGAAAAATTATGGGATTCTTTCAGTGAAAGTATGTGGGGCAAGATTTACTGTAAAAGCAAAGAACAATGGGGACTAAAAATCGTTTTAAATAAATATTTGGCCAGTTTTCTGGGAAATTTACTCCTTAAAAAAGCTGGCCTACATAAGTGCTCTCAATTAATCGTGGGCTCCGCACCTATAAGCGAAAGTCTCATTAAAAAATTTCAAAAACTGGGAATTGAAATCTACAATGCATATGGACTTACTGAAGCCCCTTTGATAACCATCAATAGATTAGGTAATAATCAACCACACACCGTGGGAAAACCCCTACCCAATACCCATATTAAAATAGTAAATGATGGGGAAGTGCTGGTTAAAGGCCCTCAAGTGACTAAAGGCTACTTTAAACAGAATAGCAGTTCACTATTCTCAGATGAATGGTTATTGACTGGAGATTATGGACATTTAACAAAAGATGGCAGTTTAGTGATTACTGGCCGTAAAAAAGAAGTCATCATAAACTCTTATGGAAAAACTATCTCCCCTCTTAAAATGGAAGTCCTTATCAAGTCCATAACAGGCATATCAGAGGCTATGGTAATAGGAGAACAAAAACCATATTGTGTAGGGATTATATGGATAGATAAACCCAATATATCACTAAAAAACCTTGATTATGATATTCTAAACATTAATTCCAGTTTATCCCACCCAGAACAAATAAAACGATGGGCAATTCTAAAAAATGATCTTTCAATTGATAAAGGCGACCTTACTGCTAATTTAAAGCTTAAAAGAAAATTCATCATAGAAAGATATAGTGAAATTATAAATTGTCTCTATGAAGGAAAGATTTCAGATAATATGCTTCATTTAGGGACTGCAGAAGATATTTAG
- a CDS encoding glucose-methanol-choline oxidoreductase: MRVIVVGSGAGGATIARELSQNGMEVIILEAGGDFKPFTRRLSWSEPLRKIGLMGNEKTITRLFPYLETSRSSKELVLVRGQGTGGSTVLSCGNMVRTDQGLKEIGLDLESEFKELEDLIGVTEFPYQRWRPLTQEMFKSAEKMGLNPHATPKAMDAVKCVSCGLCELGCASGSRWDSRRFLEDALKHGAILKTKSPVKKLLLEKGKVKGVEIKSGISSQKLKADLVVLSAGGIGTAQILKASGLPAKDNLWVDIVITLGGISSGAKMIKEPPMAWYSQQKDYIISPYVDILSHWFHKPWKNVSLNDRVGMMVKLADLEEGSVFENGKVQKEISSDDKQKMNAAIAQVRKIMENAGVSDPYVQGMYNGGHLGGTVPLEKADVGAMKPHYLPEGLWVGDLSLAPRSQGMPTILLAAALGLKVARKILENKVP, encoded by the coding sequence ATGCGAGTTATTGTTGTGGGTAGTGGGGCTGGAGGGGCTACTATTGCCCGTGAATTATCCCAAAATGGAATGGAAGTAATTATACTGGAGGCGGGGGGAGATTTTAAACCATTTACCCGCCGATTATCTTGGAGTGAACCACTTCGAAAGATAGGACTCATGGGAAATGAAAAAACAATAACTAGATTATTTCCTTATTTAGAAACAAGCCGTTCCAGTAAAGAACTGGTACTGGTCAGGGGTCAAGGTACAGGAGGATCTACCGTTCTTTCCTGTGGAAATATGGTTCGGACTGATCAGGGCCTGAAGGAGATAGGTCTGGATCTGGAAAGTGAATTTAAAGAACTGGAAGATTTGATTGGTGTAACAGAATTTCCCTATCAAAGATGGCGTCCTTTAACTCAGGAAATGTTTAAAAGCGCTGAAAAAATGGGTTTAAATCCTCATGCAACTCCTAAAGCCATGGACGCTGTAAAATGTGTTTCTTGTGGACTTTGTGAGTTAGGATGCGCAAGTGGCTCCCGTTGGGATTCCAGAAGATTCTTAGAAGATGCACTAAAACATGGAGCAATTTTAAAAACAAAATCACCTGTTAAAAAACTTTTATTAGAAAAAGGAAAAGTTAAAGGAGTGGAGATAAAATCCGGAATTTCTTCACAAAAACTGAAGGCCGATTTGGTGGTCCTCTCGGCGGGAGGTATTGGTACTGCTCAGATATTAAAAGCTTCTGGGCTACCCGCTAAGGATAATCTATGGGTTGATATTGTAATAACCCTCGGAGGAATTTCTTCTGGGGCGAAAATGATTAAAGAACCTCCCATGGCATGGTACTCCCAGCAAAAAGATTATATCATATCCCCCTATGTAGATATATTGTCCCATTGGTTCCATAAACCCTGGAAAAATGTTTCCCTTAATGATCGAGTGGGTATGATGGTTAAACTGGCAGATCTGGAAGAAGGATCTGTTTTTGAGAATGGAAAGGTTCAAAAAGAAATCTCCTCTGATGATAAACAGAAAATGAATGCTGCTATTGCTCAGGTCCGGAAAATCATGGAGAATGCTGGTGTTTCAGACCCATATGTTCAGGGAATGTATAATGGAGGTCACCTAGGAGGCACAGTCCCTCTGGAAAAAGCAGATGTAGGTGCAATGAAGCCACACTATTTACCTGAAGGATTATGGGTGGGAGATCTATCTCTGGCACCTCGTTCTCAAGGTATGCCCACCATATTACTGGCCGCAGCTTTAGGACTCAAAGTAGCACGTAAAATCCTGGAAAATAAGGTGCCATGA
- the glmM gene encoding phosphoglucosamine mutase → MKRLFGTFGVRRLANEVLNPEFAAKLAAAYGTVIQGKVAVGGDPRTTTPMIKHAVIAGLLSSGCDVVDLGILPTPAVQYAVRNYYDGGIIITASHNPPQYNGIKFVDEDGIGIHDEMELKIEDMFFNDNPKRVGWDEIGEVTVNERIIEEYQEEVLKRLDLDSIKKANLKVVVDCGSGAACFTAPYLFRKLGCDVLSLNCQPDGFFPGRDPEPIKDNLTELIEVVKATGANLGLAHDGDADRTICIDENGEFVLGDKTFALVEKQMLKENDGGLVVTTVATSTAIYDVAKENNGEVIATAVGDLLVARKLKEKDGLFGGEENGGLIFPDFVYGRDAALSAAKIIEIMAKEDKPLSELVAELPVYYSEKMKIKCPDDLKKEVMDKITEEIAKDPRGYELDTTDGVKIFTEDGWVIIRPSGTEPIFRCFSESDSQDNATEMAQWGISLVEKYLK, encoded by the coding sequence ATGAAAAGATTATTCGGTACTTTTGGAGTTAGAAGACTTGCAAATGAGGTTTTAAACCCGGAATTCGCAGCAAAGCTAGCAGCGGCATATGGAACAGTTATTCAAGGTAAAGTAGCGGTGGGTGGAGATCCCAGAACGACTACTCCTATGATTAAACACGCAGTAATTGCCGGATTATTATCTTCTGGCTGTGATGTGGTGGATTTAGGTATTTTGCCAACACCTGCGGTTCAATATGCGGTACGTAATTATTACGACGGTGGAATTATAATCACAGCTTCCCACAACCCCCCACAATATAATGGAATAAAATTTGTGGATGAAGATGGTATTGGGATTCATGATGAGATGGAACTTAAAATTGAAGACATGTTCTTCAATGATAATCCTAAAAGAGTTGGCTGGGATGAAATTGGGGAAGTAACTGTTAATGAAAGGATAATTGAAGAGTATCAAGAAGAAGTTTTAAAGAGGCTGGATCTGGACTCAATTAAAAAGGCCAATCTAAAAGTAGTAGTGGACTGTGGTTCAGGAGCGGCCTGTTTCACAGCACCATATTTGTTTAGAAAACTGGGATGTGATGTTTTATCCTTAAATTGCCAACCAGATGGTTTCTTCCCAGGCAGAGACCCGGAACCAATAAAAGACAATCTTACAGAACTAATTGAAGTGGTGAAGGCCACTGGAGCAAATTTGGGACTGGCCCATGATGGGGACGCTGATAGAACCATTTGTATCGATGAAAATGGGGAATTCGTACTGGGGGATAAGACTTTTGCCCTAGTAGAAAAGCAAATGCTTAAGGAAAACGACGGGGGCCTGGTAGTAACCACCGTGGCCACATCTACGGCTATTTATGATGTGGCTAAGGAAAATAATGGTGAAGTAATCGCTACAGCAGTGGGTGACTTATTGGTAGCGAGAAAACTCAAAGAAAAAGATGGTCTATTCGGTGGAGAAGAAAATGGTGGATTAATCTTCCCTGACTTTGTTTATGGTCGAGATGCTGCCCTTTCTGCCGCTAAGATAATTGAAATCATGGCCAAAGAAGATAAACCACTTTCTGAGTTAGTAGCAGAATTACCAGTTTATTATTCAGAGAAGATGAAAATTAAGTGCCCAGATGACCTTAAAAAAGAAGTAATGGATAAAATTACTGAGGAAATTGCCAAGGACCCTCGCGGATACGAACTGGATACCACTGATGGTGTTAAAATATTCACTGAGGATGGCTGGGTAATTATACGGCCTTCTGGAACTGAACCAATCTTTAGATGCTTTTCAGAATCTGATTCTCAAGATAATGCCACTGAAATGGCCCAGTGGGGAATTTCTCTGGTGGAGAAGTACTTAAAATAA
- a CDS encoding DNA-binding protein: MNDGKIFKMALIFSLIGIVGMIAFAGQISPYKLKISEINQGTMDKEVTVECYVEEVKKALKSDTYFLKVNDGSGKMTVVIFEGTTHEMQKIGFSPMNTNKFRIRVIGTVTQYNGAFELILKDQNSIKIL, encoded by the coding sequence ATGAACGATGGAAAAATATTTAAAATGGCACTCATATTTTCTCTAATTGGCATAGTAGGCATGATCGCTTTTGCAGGACAAATAAGTCCTTATAAACTTAAAATTAGTGAGATTAATCAGGGAACCATGGACAAAGAGGTTACTGTAGAGTGTTATGTGGAAGAGGTTAAAAAAGCCTTAAAAAGCGATACTTATTTTTTAAAGGTTAATGATGGCTCTGGCAAAATGACAGTGGTAATCTTTGAAGGAACTACTCATGAAATGCAAAAAATAGGATTTAGTCCTATGAACACTAATAAATTTAGAATAAGAGTAATTGGAACTGTTACGCAATATAATGGGGCTTTTGAACTGATATTAAAAGATCAAAATTCTATTAAAATATTGTAA
- a CDS encoding DNA ligase, whose product MKYERLVDVYQALDSTTKRLEKTEILSDFFSDIHPQLLPIVTLMALGRVFPVWSEEELGIGSKLLMKAISSVVGVTPEDVEDQVRDQGDIGAASEALFKKRTQTTFFSKPLTIEMVYNNLRKISSVSGNRAQSRKMSIIRELLSMASPLEAKYITRTILEELRVGVGEGTIRDAISQAFGVKKEILDRAHMLTNDLGLVAQVTMEEGEKGLKKLTLNPGKPVKPMLAQLAPGIKESVNEMGRAFCETKYDGIRVQIHRKGPEIMVFTRRLENISNAVPDIIEYIENSLPHQDFIVEGEIIVTKDGKPISFQYILQRVRRKYDIEKVMEEVPLTLYLFDVLYFNEPLIDAPLEQRRNVLESIVKLSENKIQLSRQVKVTMENVEEAEYLFTDSLNKGHEGIMIKDPNEPYIPGIRGKKMLKFKAEPESLDLVVVGGTYGKGKRAHFIGSYLTALSDESGDLKTIAHVATGLDDKTLLELSQRMDEITQESKGRQVKVKPHIILEIAYSEIVKSPEYESGYSLRFPVVKRIRDDLSLDDIDTVARVESMFKG is encoded by the coding sequence ATTAAATATGAACGTTTGGTTGATGTTTATCAAGCTTTAGACTCAACTACAAAAAGGCTAGAAAAAACTGAAATTCTCTCAGATTTTTTTTCAGACATACATCCTCAATTACTTCCTATTGTTACTTTAATGGCATTGGGCAGGGTATTTCCAGTGTGGAGTGAAGAAGAATTGGGTATTGGTTCTAAACTTCTCATGAAGGCCATTTCTTCTGTGGTGGGAGTGACTCCTGAAGATGTGGAAGATCAAGTTAGGGATCAGGGCGATATTGGTGCTGCTAGTGAAGCTTTATTCAAAAAAAGAACCCAAACAACGTTTTTTTCCAAACCACTTACTATTGAAATGGTTTATAATAATCTGAGAAAAATATCTTCAGTATCTGGCAATCGGGCTCAATCAAGAAAAATGAGTATAATTAGGGAGCTTTTATCCATGGCTTCTCCACTAGAAGCTAAATACATAACTCGAACAATCTTAGAAGAACTACGGGTTGGGGTGGGCGAAGGAACTATACGTGATGCTATTTCCCAAGCTTTTGGAGTGAAAAAGGAGATACTTGACCGAGCACACATGCTAACCAATGATTTGGGTCTGGTGGCTCAGGTTACTATGGAAGAAGGCGAAAAAGGCCTTAAAAAGCTTACTTTAAACCCTGGAAAACCAGTTAAACCTATGTTAGCACAATTAGCCCCTGGCATTAAAGAAAGTGTTAATGAAATGGGCCGCGCATTTTGTGAAACCAAATACGATGGAATTAGGGTCCAAATTCATAGAAAAGGCCCGGAAATAATGGTGTTTACCAGAAGACTAGAAAATATAAGCAATGCGGTTCCAGATATTATAGAGTACATTGAAAATTCACTTCCCCACCAGGATTTCATTGTAGAAGGAGAAATAATCGTTACTAAAGATGGAAAGCCTATTTCATTCCAGTATATTCTACAAAGGGTCCGGCGTAAATATGATATTGAGAAAGTAATGGAGGAAGTTCCCCTCACGCTCTACTTGTTTGATGTTCTCTACTTTAATGAACCACTCATTGACGCACCATTAGAACAAAGAAGAAATGTTTTAGAGTCTATTGTAAAATTAAGTGAAAACAAGATTCAATTAAGTCGACAAGTTAAGGTGACTATGGAAAATGTGGAAGAAGCTGAATACTTGTTTACGGACTCTTTAAATAAGGGACATGAGGGTATAATGATAAAAGATCCAAATGAACCATATATTCCTGGTATTCGTGGCAAAAAAATGCTTAAATTCAAGGCTGAACCTGAGTCACTGGATTTAGTAGTGGTTGGGGGAACATATGGTAAGGGCAAACGAGCTCACTTCATTGGGTCTTATTTAACGGCTCTTAGTGATGAATCTGGTGATTTAAAGACTATTGCTCACGTAGCCACGGGTTTGGATGATAAAACACTTCTGGAACTTTCCCAGAGGATGGATGAAATTACCCAAGAGAGTAAAGGACGACAGGTAAAGGTAAAACCCCATATTATTCTAGAAATAGCTTACAGTGAGATTGTTAAGAGTCCAGAATATGAAAGCGGATATTCACTCCGTTTCCCGGTTGTTAAAAGAATTAGGGACGATTTAAGCCTGGATGATATTGATACAGTGGCCAGGGTAGAGTCCATGTTCAAAGGATAA
- a CDS encoding transcriptional regulator, whose product MVDMNKALGLYDDVKGDMKFFVNSDVRSKILLSLREKPKDLPILRSELDFSSSTILHGIYQLEDKNFVFKNSGHYYLSQMGELAAIKLVNLMKSFSSMNKLESLFLNHEIEVIPLHLLEGIDNLEQGQIIESKLQNLMGSHKAISDRILNSKEIRLISSVFFPEYMDLLKDPDSLKRNVNLIMTDNVCDILLNQYMDDLHNLDNSKINIWKIDDPLKLSFAMADEFIALGLFLENGVYDSNRFLISEGNESLAWGNKLFNHYLDQATEFKL is encoded by the coding sequence TTGGTGGATATGAATAAAGCATTAGGTTTATATGATGATGTAAAAGGTGATATGAAATTTTTTGTAAATTCGGATGTTAGATCCAAGATATTATTGAGTTTGCGGGAAAAACCTAAAGATTTGCCTATTCTGAGAAGCGAGCTAGATTTTAGTTCTTCCACCATACTCCATGGAATCTATCAATTAGAAGACAAAAATTTTGTTTTTAAGAATTCGGGACATTATTATCTCTCTCAGATGGGAGAGCTCGCCGCTATAAAGTTAGTTAATCTAATGAAATCATTTTCGTCCATGAATAAATTGGAAAGCCTTTTTTTAAATCATGAAATTGAAGTTATACCTCTTCATCTGTTAGAAGGTATAGATAATTTAGAACAAGGTCAAATAATTGAATCAAAGCTCCAAAATTTGATGGGCTCTCACAAAGCAATTTCAGATAGGATATTGAATTCTAAAGAAATTAGGCTAATATCATCTGTATTTTTTCCAGAGTATATGGATTTATTAAAAGATCCCGATTCTTTAAAAAGGAATGTTAATTTAATCATGACTGATAATGTATGTGATATTCTTTTAAATCAATATATGGATGATTTACATAATTTAGACAATTCTAAGATAAATATATGGAAAATTGATGATCCTTTGAAACTTTCTTTTGCTATGGCCGATGAATTTATAGCTTTAGGTCTTTTTTTAGAAAATGGAGTATATGATTCAAACCGATTTTTAATCAGTGAAGGTAATGAATCACTAGCTTGGGGAAACAAATTATTTAACCACTACCTTGATCAAGCAACTGAATTTAAATTATAA